From the genome of Pseudomonas hamedanensis:
CGTTCCCAGACGCGCAATTGCGCACGGTGCCGATCGATGACCTGAAGAAACCCGACATTGACCCGCGCCGGGAAGCGCGGATGGTGTTCGATCTTCGGCCCCAGTTCATGCACCGGTGCACTGTTGATGTCGTCCACGCGAATGACCGCATGGGGATTGCCCATCGACACGGCGGCCAGTTCGACCGTGGTGCCATCGACTTCCAGTTGATAGCTGCTGGCCTGGGCTGGCGCTTCGAACGGGATATCCGCCGGCACCAGACGCGGCGCGCCCATGTTCACGCCGATCTGGCCGTCGTTACGCACGTCCAGTTCGATGATGCCGCCCTTGGTCTCGACGCGCATCTGACGTTTGGCGGTCAGGCGTTTGTCGAGCACGAAACGGGCAAAGCAGCGCGCGCCGTTGCCGCACTGCTCCACTTCGGAACCGTCGGAGTTGAAGATCCGATAGCGGAAATCCACGTCCGGGTTGCTCGGTGCTTCGACAATCAGCAACTGGTCGAAACCGATACCGGTGTGCCGGTCGCCCCATTGTTTGGCGTGCTTGGGCTGAATGTGCGCGTGCTGGCTGACCAGGTCGAGGACCATGAAATCGTTGCCCAGGCCGTGCATTTTGGTAAAACGCAGCAGCATGGGTTACTCCGGCAGCAGGCTTTCGCCGGCAAACAGCTCGGCCACGGTTTCGCGGCGACGCACTTCAAAAACCTGATCACCATCCACCAGCACTTCGGCGGCACGGCCGCGAGTGTTGTAGTTGGAACTCATGACGAAACCGTAGGCGCCGGCCGAATGCACCGCCAGCAAGTCGCCTTCTTCCAGCGCCAGCTCGCGGTCCTTGGCAAGGAAGTCGCCGGTTTCGCAGATCGGGCCGACGATGTCGTAGTGGCGCGCAGCGCTGTCGCGCGGTTTGACCGCCGTGACGTCCATCCAGGCCTGATACAGCGCCGGGCGGATCAGATCGTTCATCGCCGCGTCGACGATGGCGAAATCCTTGTGTTCGGTGTGCTTGAGGTACTCGACCTGTGTCAGCAGCACGCCGCCGTTGGCGACAATGAAGCGGCCCGGTTCGAACACCAGCGCCAGATCGCGACCGTTCAGACGCTCGCGCACGGCTTTGATGTAGTCGGCGGCCAATGGCGGCTCTTCATCGCGATAACGCACGCCCAGGCCACCACCGAGATCGATGTGGCGCAGGTGGATGCCGCAGTCGCCGAGGCGATCAACCAGATCGAGCAAGCGATCCAGTGCATCAATGAACGGCGGCAGCGTGGTCAGTTGCGAACCGATGTGGCAGTCGACTCCGACGACTTCCAGGTTCGGCAGATGCGCGGCACGTACGTACACGTCTTCGGCGTCAGCGATGGCGATGCCGAACTTGTTCTCTTTGAGACCGGTGGAAATGTACGGGTGGGTACCGGCATCGACGTCCGGGTTCACGCGCAGCGAAACCGGGGCGCGAACGCCCAGCTCGGCGGCGACCACTTGCAGGCGCTCGAGCTCGTCGGTGGATTCGACGTTGAAGCAGTGCACGCCGACTTCCAGCGCACGGCGCATATCGTCACGGGTCTTGCCGACACCGGAGAAGACGATCTTGTCGGCACTGCCGCCAGCGGCCAGAACACGTTCCAGCTCGCCACGGGAAACAATGTCGAAACCGGCGCCGAGACGGGCCAGGACATTCAGTACGCCGAGGTTGGAGTTGGCTTTGACCGCGAAGCACACCAGGTGTGGCATGCCGGCCAGCGCATCGGCATAGGCCAGG
Proteins encoded in this window:
- the lysA gene encoding diaminopimelate decarboxylase, whose protein sequence is MDAFNYRGGELFAEGVALSAIADRFGTPTYVYSRAHIEAQYLAYADALAGMPHLVCFAVKANSNLGVLNVLARLGAGFDIVSRGELERVLAAGGSADKIVFSGVGKTRDDMRRALEVGVHCFNVESTDELERLQVVAAELGVRAPVSLRVNPDVDAGTHPYISTGLKENKFGIAIADAEDVYVRAAHLPNLEVVGVDCHIGSQLTTLPPFIDALDRLLDLVDRLGDCGIHLRHIDLGGGLGVRYRDEEPPLAADYIKAVRERLNGRDLALVFEPGRFIVANGGVLLTQVEYLKHTEHKDFAIVDAAMNDLIRPALYQAWMDVTAVKPRDSAARHYDIVGPICETGDFLAKDRELALEEGDLLAVHSAGAYGFVMSSNYNTRGRAAEVLVDGDQVFEVRRRETVAELFAGESLLPE
- the dapF gene encoding diaminopimelate epimerase, which codes for MLLRFTKMHGLGNDFMVLDLVSQHAHIQPKHAKQWGDRHTGIGFDQLLIVEAPSNPDVDFRYRIFNSDGSEVEQCGNGARCFARFVLDKRLTAKRQMRVETKGGIIELDVRNDGQIGVNMGAPRLVPADIPFEAPAQASSYQLEVDGTTVELAAVSMGNPHAVIRVDDINSAPVHELGPKIEHHPRFPARVNVGFLQVIDRHRAQLRVWERGAGETQACGTGACAAAVAAITQGWMDSPLLIDLPGGRLSIEWAGPGQPVLMTGPAVRVYEGQVRL